The region TCAACAGTTTATCCACAAATAAAACATACCCAACACCCAGGGCAGCCAACGCCTGAACCAACACCGCACCAGCTGCGGCATCTTTGGCCGCCTTTGCCAGCGGGTGAAACTCAGGCGAAATTTTATCAACAATAGCTTCAAATGCGGTGTTAAACATTTCAGCAGTAATTACCCCTGCTATAATTAGCAACAATACGGCCAACTCCAGATGGCTAAGCTCAAACCTCCAAGCCAAACCTAACGCGACAAAAGTAGCCACCAAATGAATTTTCATATGGCGCTCTTTACGGACACAATAAAAGATACCGGCAAAAGCAAACCGAAAAGCTCTCAATAGTTTCATACTGAAAATTATTCGCGGGTAATACCCAGGAGCGATAAAATATATTCTTCTTCCTGCCGCATCTCTACCCGTTCTGTTTCATTTTCATGGTCATACCCGAGGAGGTGTAACATGCCATGCACTGTTAAATAAGCAAGCTCCCGTTCCAGACTGTGACCAAATTCCTCAGCCTGGCGGGCGGCAGTCTCAAGCGACATGACTATGTCGCCAAGTAAAATTTCAATATCTTCCGGAGCATCGGCGATATCTGGCTCGTGATCGTCAGCACAATATTCATTCATGGCAAATGATAATACGTCAGTAGGTGTATCTTTTCCCCGATACTGACGATTAAGCTGGTGAATATATTCATCATCGGCCAGTACCACACTGACCTCTGCCCGCTGTTGTATCCCGTAAACTTCCGCTGCCTTATTTAGCACTTGCGTCAACATTTGCTCCATTGCCGGAGTTAGTATCATCTTTTCCTGTAAGTTGTTTATTGTTATTTCCACTTTTTACTTTTCTCCTCTCAAGCTCTTTTAAAGCCTCAGGGTATTCAATACGGGTGTGAAACATACTTGACAGCAACCTTATATACACATCACCAATCACTTTAAGGTCTTTTAAAGTAAGGTTGCAGTCATCAAGCTGCCCGTCATGTAGCCTTTCACGGATAATTTTTCGAACAGTGGCTTCAATGCGGTTAACATTGGGCTTCCCTATTGACCGCACTGCGGCTTCGCAAGCGTCAGCCAGCATAACTAACGCTGCCTCTTTAGACTGTGGCGTTGGACCTTCATAGCGAAAGTCGGCTTCAATAATACATTCACC is a window of Sporomusaceae bacterium ACPt DNA encoding:
- the dgkA gene encoding Undecaprenol kinase; this encodes MKIHLVATFVALGLAWRFELSHLELAVLLLIIAGVITAEMFNTAFEAIVDKISPEFHPLAKAAKDAAAGAVLVQALAALGVGYVLFVDKLLK
- the ybeY gene encoding Endoribonuclease YbeY, which produces MILTPAMEQMLTQVLNKAAEVYGIQQRAEVSVVLADDEYIHQLNRQYRGKDTPTDVLSFAMNEYCADDHEPDIADAPEDIEILLGDIVMSLETAARQAEEFGHSLERELAYLTVHGMLHLLGYDHENETERVEMRQEEEYILSLLGITRE